In a single window of the Paenibacillus sp. MMS20-IR301 genome:
- a CDS encoding glycoside hydrolase family 88 protein — protein MSTITDQEWLQAITQKITRKLDWVSEKSKYKIPYTTIGGTHDDRNIDNPTGDAADGIQWWTNGFWGGMMWLMHHETGENKYKEIAGISEELLDRCFQQFAGLHHDVGFMWLPTSVANYRVTRNPQSRNRGLHAANLLAGRFNLAGGFIRAWNEVENLDTRGWAIIDCMFNIPLLYWASEETGDPRFKQIAMKHADTVIETFVRPDGSVNHIVEFDPFDGGVVRTHGGQGYENGSSWTRGQAWGLYGFMMSYIHTGKPAYLDTAKRIAHYFIANIPADGVIPVDFRQPEEPKLEDDTAAVIAACGLIEISKAVGGLEKKLYLEPAVKLLQAVEARCDWSEASDAIVQRGSAAYHNALHHGAIIYGDYYLLEAVFKLKGGDLYLW, from the coding sequence ATGTCAACTATAACCGATCAGGAATGGCTGCAAGCCATCACGCAGAAAATTACACGCAAGCTGGATTGGGTCAGCGAAAAATCCAAGTATAAAATTCCTTACACGACAATCGGCGGAACGCATGACGACCGGAACATCGACAATCCCACCGGTGATGCAGCCGACGGCATCCAGTGGTGGACGAATGGCTTCTGGGGCGGCATGATGTGGCTGATGCATCACGAGACGGGCGAGAACAAATACAAGGAGATCGCCGGTATTTCTGAGGAACTGCTCGACCGGTGCTTCCAGCAATTTGCCGGCTTGCACCATGATGTAGGCTTCATGTGGCTGCCGACAAGCGTAGCCAATTACCGGGTGACCCGTAATCCGCAGTCACGCAACCGCGGGCTGCATGCGGCGAATCTCCTGGCCGGCCGCTTCAATCTGGCCGGCGGGTTTATCCGTGCCTGGAATGAGGTTGAGAACCTGGATACGAGAGGCTGGGCAATCATCGACTGTATGTTCAACATTCCGCTGCTGTACTGGGCATCAGAGGAGACCGGCGACCCGCGCTTTAAGCAAATTGCCATGAAACATGCCGATACGGTCATCGAGACTTTTGTCCGTCCGGACGGGTCCGTCAATCATATCGTCGAGTTTGATCCCTTCGATGGCGGTGTTGTGCGGACGCACGGCGGCCAGGGCTACGAGAACGGCTCTTCATGGACACGCGGCCAGGCCTGGGGGCTGTACGGCTTTATGATGAGCTATATTCATACGGGCAAGCCGGCTTATCTTGATACAGCGAAGCGGATTGCCCATTACTTTATTGCGAATATTCCAGCAGATGGTGTGATTCCGGTAGATTTCCGGCAGCCGGAGGAGCCGAAGCTGGAGGATGACACTGCCGCCGTGATTGCCGCCTGCGGATTGATCGAAATTAGCAAAGCGGTCGGCGGATTGGAGAAAAAGCTGTATCTGGAGCCGGCGGTCAAGCTGCTGCAGGCGGTGGAAGCGCGCTGCGATTGGAGCGAGGCCTCCGACGCCATTGTGCAGCGGGGCTCAGCCGCTTACCATAACGCACTGCACCACGGGGCGATCATTTATGGCGATTATTATTTGTTGGAGGCTGTATTTAAGCTTAAGGGTGGCGACTTGTATTTGTGGTGA